In Mangrovivirga cuniculi, the following proteins share a genomic window:
- a CDS encoding ABC transporter permease: MIKPGNKSLRWKALMAYRDGKRSIGKLILIVNGIILGIGALVAINSFSAGLKNQIDNEAKELLGADIEVTSRNKEIPKEVYELADSLNMEISEEIRFASMAYFPKTGDSRLVNVRAVEESFPFYGEIETSPLGKGKTFNQEKKAVVEQSLMNQFNASTGDQVKIGDKEYPIAAAITKVPGESGFASSFATPVYIPLSTIEETGLIQFGSRITYKAYLKYPPGFSQKTFEEVVKPKFEALDVRFDDVEERKEELGEAYSDLGSFLNLTAFIALLLGCLGVGSSIHSYIKEKTNQTAILRCLGTTGKTAMQIYLIQIMSVAFIGSLIGAGIGVLIQFILPELFKDFIPFDIDMMLHIPSIVSGIATGVIVTLLFSLIPLIQAKNVSPLQAIRSSVQPVKIPKINYLLYIILIIFIYLFSFYQMRDAIGAVYFTIAILFSFGILWTVAQGIIYLVKKFFPNKAGFIWRQGLANLFRPNNQTTTLVMSAGLGTALLCTIYLTQDLLLSKVNFVSSGERPSIVAFDVQSDQIDSLEDLTQQKGMPVINSVPIVTIKLHSIKGRPVEEIDKDTTSKIRGWVLNREYRVTYRDHLIESEELLEGEFTGEVEKGDPVYISLDQGIAEDMLVKVGDNLTFNVQGALIETTVGSIRKVNWQRLQTNFLVLFPEGVLNKAPKFHVLLTRAETPEATAAYRNTVARDFPNISIIDLNLVINTIENIVDKISYIVQFMAWLCILTGILVLYSSIRSSKDARLRENVLLRTIGANKKQVRGIIFTEYLILGTISAFMGILIAILGSWLLAYFSFETKFTFSVVPLLIIFGIIAGLIITIGVINSKSATRSSPLEVLRKEAA, translated from the coding sequence ATGATAAAACCAGGAAACAAATCATTGAGATGGAAGGCTTTGATGGCCTATAGGGATGGGAAAAGATCAATTGGAAAGTTAATTCTTATCGTCAATGGAATTATCCTCGGTATCGGAGCCCTGGTAGCTATAAATTCTTTTAGTGCAGGACTTAAAAATCAAATTGATAATGAAGCCAAAGAGCTCCTTGGGGCTGATATTGAAGTCACTTCAAGAAATAAAGAGATTCCAAAAGAAGTTTACGAACTGGCTGATTCACTGAATATGGAAATAAGTGAAGAAATCAGGTTTGCTTCTATGGCATACTTTCCTAAAACAGGAGATTCAAGACTTGTAAACGTAAGGGCTGTAGAAGAATCTTTTCCCTTTTACGGAGAAATTGAAACATCACCTTTAGGTAAGGGAAAAACTTTTAACCAGGAAAAAAAGGCTGTAGTAGAGCAGTCGTTAATGAATCAATTTAATGCTTCCACTGGTGATCAGGTTAAAATTGGTGATAAAGAATATCCAATAGCTGCTGCTATTACTAAAGTTCCAGGTGAATCCGGGTTTGCCAGTTCGTTTGCCACACCTGTGTATATTCCACTATCAACCATTGAAGAAACAGGCCTGATACAATTTGGGTCCAGAATCACATATAAAGCCTATTTGAAATATCCTCCCGGATTCAGTCAAAAGACATTTGAAGAAGTAGTTAAGCCAAAGTTTGAAGCTCTGGACGTTCGGTTTGATGATGTTGAAGAAAGAAAAGAAGAATTGGGTGAAGCTTACAGTGACCTGGGGAGTTTTCTTAATCTGACAGCATTCATAGCACTATTACTTGGGTGCCTTGGGGTAGGATCTTCTATTCATTCATACATCAAGGAAAAAACAAATCAGACTGCCATTCTCAGATGTCTGGGAACAACAGGTAAAACAGCTATGCAAATCTACCTGATTCAGATAATGTCTGTTGCTTTCATTGGCTCCCTTATCGGTGCGGGTATTGGAGTGCTAATTCAGTTTATTTTACCTGAATTATTTAAGGATTTTATTCCTTTTGATATTGATATGATGCTACATATACCATCGATAGTTTCGGGAATTGCTACAGGGGTAATAGTAACATTATTGTTTTCACTAATTCCGCTTATACAGGCTAAAAATGTTTCACCTTTACAAGCAATAAGATCTTCAGTTCAACCGGTTAAAATTCCAAAGATCAATTACTTATTATACATAATACTTATAATATTTATTTATCTGTTTTCTTTTTACCAGATGAGAGATGCAATAGGTGCTGTATATTTTACTATTGCTATCCTTTTTTCCTTTGGAATATTATGGACTGTAGCACAGGGAATCATATATCTTGTAAAGAAATTTTTTCCCAATAAAGCCGGATTTATATGGCGACAAGGACTTGCAAATTTATTTCGTCCTAATAATCAAACCACCACATTGGTGATGTCTGCTGGATTGGGTACTGCTTTATTGTGTACCATCTATTTAACACAAGACCTGTTATTAAGTAAAGTAAACTTTGTATCCTCAGGTGAAAGACCAAGTATAGTTGCCTTTGATGTACAAAGTGATCAGATTGATTCGCTGGAAGACCTGACACAACAGAAGGGTATGCCAGTAATCAATTCTGTACCCATCGTTACAATCAAATTGCATAGTATAAAAGGCAGGCCTGTAGAAGAGATCGATAAAGATACAACTTCAAAAATCCGTGGCTGGGTATTAAACAGGGAATACCGCGTCACTTACAGAGATCATCTCATAGAAAGCGAAGAATTGCTAGAAGGTGAATTTACTGGTGAAGTGGAAAAGGGAGATCCGGTATATATTTCTCTCGATCAAGGAATTGCTGAGGATATGCTGGTTAAAGTTGGAGATAATCTAACTTTTAACGTACAGGGAGCTTTAATTGAAACCACTGTAGGAAGTATAAGGAAAGTAAACTGGCAAAGATTACAAACAAATTTTTTGGTGTTATTTCCTGAAGGAGTACTAAATAAGGCCCCTAAGTTTCACGTCTTGCTTACGAGGGCTGAAACCCCTGAAGCTACTGCTGCATATCGTAATACAGTGGCTCGAGACTTTCCGAATATCTCTATAATAGATCTGAATTTGGTTATTAATACTATTGAAAATATAGTTGATAAGATCTCATATATCGTGCAATTTATGGCCTGGCTATGTATTCTGACTGGAATTTTAGTTTTATATTCATCCATCAGATCATCCAAAGATGCCAGATTAAGAGAAAATGTGTTATTGAGAACGATCGGAGCAAATAAAAAGCAGGTAAGAGGAATTATTTTTACTGAATATTTAATTCTTGGAACCATATCAGCTTTTATGGGGATTCTTATTGCTATTTTGGGATCATGGTTATTAGCCTATTTTAGTTTTGAAACGAAATTTACCTTTTCTGTTGTTCCTCTATTAATCATTTTTGGAATAATTGCAGGCCTTATAATTACAATAGGGGTGATCAACTCAAAAAGTGCAACCAGAAGCTCTCCATTAGAAGTATTACGTAAAGAAGCAGCCTAA
- the truA gene encoding tRNA pseudouridine(38-40) synthase TruA has protein sequence MGFHHEKYFYLIRLQYLGFRYHGWARQPDVKTVQEQVEKTLNYIFPDSKFKVLAAGRTDSMVSATGAAFELFIDHKLDQNEFLIDFNINLPPDIRAESIDQVSSKFNIIHHAEEKEYHYLFCTGQKPHPFSAAHMAYFPGIKDIELMKEAGKLFEGEHDFQNFCHSSVAEGDTIRIVDQFLLQENMDYQANFFPDQSWIIKVKGKGFMRYQIRMMVGALALLGMDKIPYEEFKGYLSLNETYHKRYVAPSSGLTLHNITFKDL, from the coding sequence ATGGGCTTTCACCACGAAAAATATTTTTATCTCATAAGACTTCAGTATCTGGGTTTCAGGTACCATGGGTGGGCCCGACAACCCGATGTTAAAACGGTACAGGAACAAGTGGAGAAAACCCTGAATTATATATTTCCTGATTCGAAATTTAAAGTGCTCGCAGCCGGTAGAACGGATTCTATGGTTTCTGCTACAGGTGCTGCATTTGAACTTTTTATAGATCATAAGCTTGATCAGAATGAATTTCTAATTGATTTTAATATTAATCTACCCCCTGATATAAGGGCAGAATCTATCGACCAGGTATCCTCCAAATTTAATATTATCCATCACGCAGAGGAAAAAGAATATCACTATCTTTTCTGTACCGGTCAAAAACCACATCCATTTTCTGCTGCTCACATGGCTTATTTTCCGGGTATAAAAGATATCGAGTTGATGAAGGAAGCTGGTAAATTATTTGAAGGGGAACATGATTTTCAGAATTTCTGTCATAGTTCTGTAGCAGAAGGTGATACAATACGAATTGTAGATCAATTTTTACTTCAGGAAAATATGGATTATCAGGCTAACTTTTTCCCTGATCAATCATGGATCATAAAAGTTAAGGGAAAAGGATTTATGAGATATCAAATCCGAATGATGGTAGGTGCTCTTGCTTTGTTGGGCATGGATAAAATACCTTACGAAGAATTTAAAGGTTATCTTTCACTGAATGAAACTTATCATAAACGCTATGTGGCTCCTTCCTCAGGATTAACTCTTCATAATATAACTTTTAAAGATTTATAG
- a CDS encoding DUF3185 family protein has translation MKKIIGVVLIVAGLVLLYTGYNKYEESTGSLSIGELELSSTDKEGRNMAFVMFGGAFISLFAGGMILKKS, from the coding sequence ATGAAAAAAATCATAGGAGTCGTTCTCATTGTTGCCGGCCTTGTTTTACTATACACAGGATATAATAAGTATGAAGAATCTACAGGATCATTATCTATTGGTGAGTTGGAATTATCTTCAACTGACAAGGAAGGTAGAAATATGGCTTTTGTAATGTTTGGGGGAGCGTTTATTTCACTATTTGCAGGTGGAATGATTCTCAAGAAATCATAA
- a CDS encoding ATP-binding protein, with product MNKETIAALEEALMASPENVILRKQIAHGYFGLKEYEFAKEHLKIILSTQNDLDSKVLLAKCYLHLENYYPGILICEELLEDDLNVDVITLYLQLLINNGQIGDAVEQYKAFQLTLPDYQDELIESQLKITVDEPEHDGSAFDAFLEKPDADFSRVGGMQNIKDEISIKIIQPLQNPDLYKAFGKKAGGGILMYGPPGCGKTFLARATAGEIDSKFMNVDLDDIMDMYIGNSEKNLHQRFEICRQNNPCVMFIDEIDALGSKRNDLRNSAGRNVINQFLKELDGVDTDNEGLLVLGATNAPWHMDSAFLRPGRFDRVIFVPPPDYSARIDIFKLMTIEKPVNSLDFEKLAKKTDKFSGADIQAVIDVAVEEKLRISMRSGKIEKLNTKDFLRAIKMVKPSTSEWFATAKNYALYSNASGLYDDVKKYLNL from the coding sequence GTGAATAAAGAAACTATTGCTGCATTAGAAGAAGCTTTAATGGCTTCTCCGGAAAATGTGATTCTTAGAAAGCAAATTGCCCATGGTTATTTTGGCCTTAAGGAGTATGAATTTGCAAAAGAACATCTCAAAATCATTTTATCCACTCAAAATGATTTAGACTCGAAAGTTCTACTTGCCAAATGTTACCTTCATTTGGAAAATTATTATCCCGGGATTTTAATTTGCGAAGAGTTACTAGAGGATGATTTAAATGTTGATGTAATTACTTTATACCTTCAGTTATTAATTAACAATGGGCAAATTGGCGATGCTGTAGAACAATATAAAGCCTTTCAGTTAACGCTACCTGATTATCAGGATGAATTGATCGAATCACAATTGAAGATCACCGTTGATGAGCCTGAACATGATGGTTCGGCATTTGATGCTTTTCTCGAAAAACCGGATGCTGATTTTTCCAGAGTTGGAGGTATGCAAAATATAAAAGATGAGATCAGCATTAAAATTATTCAGCCTTTACAGAATCCGGATCTTTATAAAGCTTTTGGCAAAAAAGCAGGGGGAGGGATATTGATGTATGGCCCTCCGGGTTGTGGGAAGACTTTTCTTGCTCGCGCAACAGCAGGAGAGATCGATTCGAAATTCATGAATGTTGATCTTGATGACATCATGGATATGTATATCGGTAATAGTGAGAAAAATCTACACCAGCGTTTCGAAATTTGTCGTCAAAACAACCCTTGTGTAATGTTTATCGATGAAATAGATGCATTGGGAAGTAAACGAAACGACCTTCGGAATTCCGCAGGTAGAAATGTAATTAACCAGTTTTTAAAAGAGCTGGATGGTGTAGATACTGATAATGAAGGATTATTAGTTTTAGGTGCGACAAACGCCCCATGGCACATGGACTCTGCATTTTTAAGACCGGGTCGATTTGACAGAGTAATTTTCGTACCGCCACCAGACTATTCCGCAAGAATAGACATCTTCAAATTAATGACCATTGAAAAGCCTGTTAACAGTCTGGATTTTGAAAAGCTGGCCAAAAAAACAGATAAATTCAGTGGTGCAGATATTCAGGCAGTAATAGATGTGGCAGTTGAAGAAAAATTAAGAATATCGATGCGTAGTGGTAAGATCGAAAAGTTAAATACTAAAGATTTTTTAAGGGCTATAAAAATGGTAAAACCTTCCACCAGTGAATGGTTTGCAACAGCTAAAAACTATGCTCTTTACTCGAATGCGTCCGGACTGTATGACGATGTCAAAAAATATTTAAACCTATAA
- a CDS encoding aldo/keto reductase: MKYLTYRNGDKMPIVGLGTWKSEPGEVYDAVIEAVKMGYRHIDCAAIYQNEKEIGKAFKYLFDNNIVKREDLWVTSKLWNNSHRVDHVVPAIKQTLSDLQLDYLDLYLVHWPVALKDEVTFPEKGDDFVSLNEVPLAETWKGMEKTLAEGLAKHIGVSNFNSDKLQEVVDNANHNPEMNQVELHPLLPQNDLMDYCNGMGIHMTAYSPLGSRDRAAQMKKENEPNMFEIPALQDAANSLNISVPQLLIAWGVNRNTAVIPKSVNPDHMKSNLEAAEIDLSKEMMEKIESAGEKFRYVDGSFWTMEGSPYKMEDLWETV; encoded by the coding sequence ATGAAATATTTAACTTATAGAAATGGAGATAAAATGCCGATAGTTGGATTAGGCACATGGAAGTCTGAGCCAGGAGAAGTTTATGATGCAGTTATCGAAGCTGTTAAAATGGGATACAGACATATAGATTGTGCTGCCATTTATCAAAACGAGAAAGAAATTGGTAAGGCATTTAAATATTTATTTGATAATAATATCGTTAAACGTGAAGATCTCTGGGTAACCAGTAAATTATGGAATAATTCTCACAGAGTGGATCATGTTGTTCCAGCAATTAAGCAGACTCTTTCAGACCTCCAATTGGATTATCTTGACTTATACCTGGTACACTGGCCGGTAGCACTAAAAGATGAAGTGACCTTTCCTGAAAAGGGTGATGATTTTGTGTCATTGAATGAAGTTCCCCTTGCAGAAACCTGGAAAGGTATGGAAAAAACACTTGCTGAAGGTCTTGCCAAGCATATAGGAGTATCGAATTTTAATTCTGATAAACTTCAGGAAGTAGTCGATAATGCTAATCATAACCCGGAAATGAACCAGGTTGAATTACATCCTCTTCTACCTCAAAATGACTTAATGGATTATTGTAATGGAATGGGTATACATATGACGGCTTATTCACCACTAGGTTCAAGAGATCGAGCTGCTCAAATGAAGAAAGAAAATGAGCCTAATATGTTTGAAATCCCGGCTTTACAGGACGCAGCAAATTCTCTGAATATCTCAGTACCTCAGTTATTGATTGCATGGGGAGTAAATAGAAATACTGCAGTGATTCCTAAATCAGTAAATCCTGATCACATGAAATCTAATTTGGAAGCTGCAGAAATAGATCTTTCTAAAGAAATGATGGAGAAAATAGAATCAGCTGGTGAAAAGTTTCGCTATGTTGATGGTTCTTTCTGGACAATGGAAGGTAGTCCATATAAAATGGAAGACCTTTGGGAAACAGTTTGA